One region of Serinus canaria isolate serCan28SL12 chromosome 25, serCan2020, whole genome shotgun sequence genomic DNA includes:
- the TUFT1 gene encoding tuftelin — protein sequence MNGLPGWAAIPESLQELSMRRPTEFPEFPSSENSPGSLEDSGGGPKSAWNPEEAEPVLRLRLPRDPPGEPRPKQKPVGRAFAMVAKRSDGNSLASECVKSKDGDEEIIKVYLKARADHEEPVTQLKSEVRHIQEAGSALKKLREDLSTKLQTRTEFLEFREFQEFQESSEVVLEKRNQSCSCRGDSQENPFPQEDPEAARLLWRLQEAEKRHQLEQNGLERALLRCQEDAERADSARSRAETEVEQLQRLLASMEKDHRDLLARMESGQAELERLRKAEGERAAQQERSSQLEKEVAGLREKIHHLDDMLKSQQRKVRQMIEQLQNSKSVIQAKDAAIQELKERVSYLEAENLEMHDRIEHLIEKQVSRGGSSARARSKSEYVSSKRLPGPKPQPLIRVVET from the exons ATGAACGGTCTCCCGGGTTGGGCCGCGATCCCGGAATCCCTG caggagctgagcatgaGGCGCCCCACGGAATTCCCAGAATTTCCCAGCTCTGAAAACTCCCCCGGATCCCTGGAAGATTCCGGAGGGGGCCCCAAATCTGCCTGGAATCCGGAG GAGGCCGAGCCGGTGCTGAGGCTGCGTCTGCCCCGAGACCCCCCTGGGGAGCCCCGGCCCAAACAGAAG CCGGTGGGCAGAGCCTTCGCCATGGTGGCCAAGAGATCCGATGGGAATTCCTTGGCCTCGGAGTGCGTCAAATCCAAGGACGGCGACGAGGAGATCATCAAG GTTTATCTCAAGGCTCGCGCCGACCACGAGGAGCCGGTGACACAACTCAAGAGTGAAGTCCGGCACATCCAGGAG gctgggagcgCCCTCAAAAAACTCCGTGAAGATTTGAGCACCAAACTTCAGACCCGGACAGAATTTTTGGAATTCCGGGAATTTCAGGAATTCCAGGAGAGCTCTGAG GTGGTGCTGGAGAAGCGgaaccagagctgctcctgccggGGAGATTCTCAGGAAAATCCG TTCCCGCAGGAGGATCCCGAGGCCGCGCGGCTCCTGTGGAGGCTCCAGGAGGCGGAAAAGCGGCACCAGCTGGAGCAGAACGGCCTTGAG AGGGCGCTGCTGCGGTGCCAGGAGGACGCGGAGCGGGCGGATTCCGCCCGCAGCCGAGCGGAGACGGAggtggagcagctccagaggctcCTGGCAAGCATGGAAAAG GATCACCGGGATCTGCTGGCGCGGATGGAGTCGGGACAGGCGGAGCTGGAGCGGCTTCGGAAGGCAGAAGGGGAGAGAGCGGCACAGCAGGAGCG CTcatcccagctggagaaggaggtggCGGGGCTCCGGGAGAAAATCCATCACCTGGACGACATGCTCAAGAGCCAGCAGCGCAAAGTCCGCCAGATGATCGAGCAG CTGCAGAATTCCAAGAGCGTGATCCAGGCCAAGGACGCGGCGAtccaggagctgaaggaaaGAGTTTCCTACCTGGAAGCAGAG aatctGGAGATGCATGACCGGATCGAGCACTTGATCGAGAAGCAAGTGAGCCGGGGCGGGAGCAGTGCCCGGGCACGCTCCAAGTCGGAATATGTCAGCAG CAAACGTCTCCCAGGCCCGAAGCCGCAGCCCCTGATCCGAGTGGTGGAAACCTGA